One Thermococcus sp. DNA segment encodes these proteins:
- the iorA gene encoding indolepyruvate ferredoxin oxidoreductase subunit alpha — MAKVTDMVLWDKPGEKVPLLGNQAIARGALEANVAVYAAYPGTPSSELTDTMAIVAKKAGVYMEYSTNEKVAFETALAAAWSGLRAMTAMKHVGLNVAADTFMSSVGMGVEGGFVIMVADDPSMWSSQNEQDTRMYGKFANVPVLEPSDPHEAKEMVKYAFDLSEKFKHFVILRTTTRSSHSRGDVVLGELPEDIKTGKRKFGKFKKDPNRFVDVPSNARRFHPQILEKIEKIRKELEDCPFNWIEGNENAKVGIIAPGLSYAYVKEALHWLGVEDVKVLKLGTPFPVPYGLLERFMEGLEKVLIVEELEPVVEEQVKTWAYDKGLTIPIHGKDLVPRVYEMTTRRAVTAIAKFLNLETPLNYEELDVKYNKALEVVPPRPPSLCPACPHRNSFYAIKKATHSRGIYPSDIGCYTLGLLPPLNAVDTTVAMGGSIGIAHGLEMAQHGSVSEEQRKKEKKVIVATIGDSTFFHTGLPALANAIYNRSNVLIVVLDNLVTAMTGDQPNPSTGQTPHGMGKRIPIEDVAKAMGADFVAVVDPYDIKKTYETVKKALEVEGVSVVVSRQVCALYKIGQMRRRGEKWPIYYVDEDACTGCKICINAYGCPAIYWDEEEKQARIEPSMCWGCGGCAQICPFGAFKPVEGGEE, encoded by the coding sequence ATGGCAAAAGTTACCGATATGGTTTTGTGGGACAAGCCGGGGGAGAAGGTTCCCCTTCTCGGCAACCAAGCTATAGCCAGAGGTGCGCTTGAGGCGAACGTCGCTGTTTATGCGGCCTATCCAGGAACCCCCAGTTCTGAGCTTACGGATACGATGGCGATAGTTGCCAAGAAGGCCGGCGTTTACATGGAGTACTCCACCAACGAGAAGGTCGCCTTCGAGACCGCTCTCGCAGCGGCTTGGAGCGGTTTAAGGGCAATGACGGCGATGAAGCACGTGGGGCTCAACGTTGCCGCCGACACATTCATGAGCTCCGTTGGAATGGGTGTTGAGGGCGGTTTTGTCATAATGGTGGCGGATGACCCGAGCATGTGGAGCAGCCAGAACGAACAGGACACAAGAATGTATGGAAAGTTCGCCAACGTCCCCGTGCTTGAACCCAGCGACCCGCATGAGGCAAAGGAGATGGTTAAGTACGCTTTTGACCTCAGCGAAAAGTTCAAGCACTTCGTCATCCTGAGGACCACGACGAGAAGCTCCCACTCTAGGGGAGACGTCGTCCTTGGGGAGCTCCCTGAGGATATAAAGACCGGCAAGAGGAAGTTTGGCAAGTTCAAAAAAGACCCGAACAGGTTCGTTGACGTCCCATCAAATGCGAGACGCTTCCACCCGCAGATTCTTGAAAAGATCGAGAAGATCCGCAAGGAGCTCGAAGACTGTCCGTTCAACTGGATAGAAGGCAATGAGAACGCGAAGGTTGGCATAATAGCGCCGGGCCTTTCCTACGCCTATGTAAAGGAGGCACTTCACTGGCTTGGCGTGGAGGATGTCAAGGTTCTCAAGCTTGGCACGCCTTTCCCGGTTCCCTACGGCCTGCTTGAGAGGTTCATGGAGGGCCTTGAGAAGGTTCTCATCGTCGAGGAGCTTGAGCCCGTGGTTGAGGAGCAGGTCAAGACCTGGGCCTACGATAAGGGTCTCACGATCCCGATACATGGCAAGGACCTTGTACCGAGGGTTTATGAGATGACCACCAGAAGGGCGGTTACCGCCATAGCGAAGTTCCTCAACCTTGAGACCCCGCTGAACTACGAAGAGCTCGACGTCAAGTACAACAAGGCCCTCGAGGTGGTCCCGCCGAGGCCGCCGAGCCTCTGTCCCGCCTGTCCGCACAGGAACAGCTTCTACGCTATAAAGAAGGCCACCCACTCGAGGGGAATCTACCCGAGCGATATAGGTTGCTACACCCTCGGTTTGCTCCCACCGCTCAACGCGGTTGACACGACCGTCGCCATGGGCGGCTCAATCGGCATCGCCCATGGGCTCGAGATGGCCCAGCACGGGTCGGTGAGCGAGGAACAGAGAAAGAAGGAGAAGAAGGTCATTGTGGCCACCATTGGGGACTCAACGTTCTTCCATACCGGTCTTCCCGCCCTGGCGAACGCGATATACAACCGCTCCAACGTGCTCATAGTGGTTCTCGACAACTTGGTCACGGCCATGACCGGCGATCAGCCTAACCCGAGCACCGGCCAGACGCCCCACGGCATGGGTAAGAGGATTCCGATAGAGGACGTCGCTAAGGCGATGGGTGCCGACTTTGTGGCGGTGGTTGATCCGTACGACATAAAGAAGACTTACGAGACGGTTAAGAAGGCTCTTGAGGTCGAAGGAGTCAGCGTCGTCGTGTCGAGGCAGGTCTGTGCCCTCTACAAGATAGGTCAGATGAGGCGCAGGGGCGAGAAGTGGCCGATATACTACGTCGATGAGGATGCCTGTACCGGCTGTAAGATATGTATCAACGCCTACGGCTGTCCTGCAATCTACTGGGATGAGGAGGAGAAGCAGGCGAGGATAGAGCCCAGCATGTGCTGGGGCTGCGGAGGGTGCGCGCAGATCTGTCCATTCGGTGCCTTCAAGCCAGTAGAGGGGGGAGAGGAATGA
- a CDS encoding CoA-binding protein, with protein sequence MTFDYFFKPRAVAVIGASNDPLKLGYEVFKNLKKYKAGKVYPVNVKDEEVQGVRAYRNVKDIPDEVDLAVIVVPKRFVRQTVIDCGEKGVKGIILITAGFGEVGPEGKKEERQLVEIARKYGMRLVGPNCVGIMNTQDDMNATFVMDAKKGNIAFISQSGALGAGIIYKTVKEGIGFSKFVSIGNMADVDFSEFMEYLADTGEDKAIALYIEGLKDGRRFMEVAKRVTRKKPVIVLKAGKSESGARAASSHTGSLAGSWRIYEAAFKQSGVIVAETIDDMLSMARAFTQPLPKGKRVAIMTNAGGPGVLTADAIDRLGLNLADLKPGTIEELRSFLPPMAAVKNPVDMIASARGEDYYRTAKLLLEDPNVDMLISICVVPTFAGMTPTEHAEGVIKAVKEVNNGKPVLGLFMAGYVSEKAKEVLEANGIPSYERPEDVAAGAHALVESAKARGVLKEE encoded by the coding sequence ATGACGTTTGACTACTTCTTCAAGCCGAGGGCTGTAGCTGTTATAGGGGCATCAAACGACCCCCTCAAGCTCGGCTATGAAGTCTTCAAAAACCTCAAAAAATACAAGGCTGGCAAGGTCTATCCAGTTAATGTCAAGGATGAAGAGGTCCAGGGAGTCAGGGCTTACAGAAACGTGAAGGATATCCCCGACGAGGTTGACCTCGCGGTCATCGTCGTTCCGAAGCGCTTCGTCAGGCAGACGGTAATCGACTGCGGTGAGAAGGGGGTTAAGGGGATAATCCTCATTACCGCGGGCTTTGGTGAGGTTGGACCTGAGGGAAAGAAGGAGGAGCGCCAGCTCGTTGAGATAGCAAGGAAGTATGGCATGAGGCTCGTAGGCCCGAACTGCGTTGGTATAATGAACACCCAGGACGACATGAACGCGACCTTCGTCATGGATGCTAAAAAGGGTAACATAGCCTTCATCAGTCAGAGCGGGGCTCTAGGAGCTGGGATAATCTACAAGACCGTCAAGGAGGGGATAGGCTTCTCCAAGTTCGTCAGCATAGGCAACATGGCGGACGTGGACTTCTCCGAGTTCATGGAGTATCTGGCGGACACCGGGGAGGACAAGGCCATAGCCCTCTACATAGAGGGTCTCAAGGACGGGAGACGCTTCATGGAGGTCGCCAAGCGCGTTACCCGGAAAAAGCCTGTAATAGTTCTCAAAGCAGGAAAGAGCGAAAGCGGTGCGAGGGCCGCTTCGAGTCACACCGGTTCCCTCGCTGGAAGCTGGCGCATCTACGAAGCCGCCTTCAAGCAGAGCGGTGTCATAGTCGCGGAGACCATAGACGACATGCTCAGCATGGCGAGGGCCTTCACCCAGCCGCTTCCGAAGGGCAAGCGCGTTGCCATAATGACCAATGCGGGTGGCCCCGGCGTCCTCACAGCCGACGCGATAGACCGGCTCGGCCTCAACCTGGCGGACCTCAAACCGGGGACGATTGAGGAGCTTCGCTCGTTCCTTCCGCCGATGGCAGCAGTCAAGAACCCGGTCGACATGATCGCGAGTGCCAGGGGCGAGGACTACTACAGAACCGCAAAGCTTCTCCTTGAGGATCCGAACGTTGACATGCTCATAAGCATCTGCGTCGTCCCAACCTTCGCGGGAATGACCCCGACCGAGCACGCTGAGGGCGTTATCAAGGCCGTTAAGGAGGTCAACAACGGCAAGCCCGTCCTCGGCCTCTTCATGGCAGGCTACGTGAGTGAGAAGGCTAAGGAAGTCCTCGAGGCGAACGGAATTCCGAGCTACGAAAGGCCTGAGGACGTTGCGGCTGGGGCTCACGCCCTGGTGGAGTCTGCAAAGGCAAGGGGAGTTTTGAAGGAGGAGTGA